From Neisseria cinerea:
CTTCCTTGACAGCATAGGCTACGGCTACGATGAAATGGGCAGGCGGGGCTTCAGTTGGCCCATCGTCAAAATGGACTTGAAATACATACGCCCCGCACGGTTCGGACAAACCATACGCATCGACATGGCAATCAGCGAAATCGACAGCTGCCTGCGTATCGACTACACTTTGTCCGATGAAAAAACCGGCGAAAAACTGACCCGCGCATCGACCACGCAGGCGGCAGTATCCCTGGAAACCGGAGAAATACAGTTCCAAACGCCGGAAAGCTGGCTCGAAGCCATACGGA
This genomic window contains:
- a CDS encoding acyl-CoA thioesterase; this encodes MNKKHIFCRHSHIIQVPFFDVDPMRIVWHGNYVKYLEVARCAFLDSIGYGYDEMGRRGFSWPIVKMDLKYIRPARFGQTIRIDMAISEIDSCLRIDYTLSDEKTGEKLTRASTTQAAVSLETGEIQFQTPESWLEAIRSHPTFQAA